One window of Metopolophium dirhodum isolate CAU chromosome 3, ASM1992520v1, whole genome shotgun sequence genomic DNA carries:
- the LOC132940551 gene encoding protein spinster homolog 1: MHSYIKKLGFLYKTYVLTILTLGYLTSEMGHFLIGVTSKATARDVHYGDIKCQLLEHLADSNVFNYTLHERCDTSPDQRSCELLVLEDGSPFCEWNYNGLGFQYQLLAGPAFIAVYSIVGVFFGMAADKFNRVRLLSLCTLVSAAAIGLIGMATSYWHLILLRIMLAVGEAGTNPLSTGILSDLFSEEKRGLVMAIFNWGIYAGIGLAFPVGRYVTEMNVGGLGWRVPYYVSGMIGLIVAALAITTMTEPKRTAISEEADNDNNEVSKPRSVVQTTTTPTESSEKTSIWKVLFQPKILILCIAASIRHTGGFCFAYNADLFYRDIFPGYDLGWSLFVVTFLVGSVGVVIGGVTSDSIVKKYGIRSRVAVLAISQLIATPFAYGSIYLGPTGAMVTLAISYLFAEMWFGILFAILVESVPMSVRSTTVGAFLFWMNNFGGNVPMFVEPVRKAYDYKTALAIFYAGFYLLSSLMFGMTVLFMGKKKSKNTNVHTLAGIENGGFKNSELDNGLKGFPSLENHL, from the exons ATGCATTCCTACATCAAAAAATTGGGTTTCCTGTATAAGACGTACGTGCTCACGATCCTCACATTGGGTTACTTGACATCTGAAATGGGACATTTCTTGATCGGAGTAACCAGCAAGGCGACGGCTCGAGACGTGCATTACGGCGACATCAAGTGTCAGCTTCTGGAACACCTGGCTGATTCGAACGTGTTCAACTACACGTTACATGAACGTTGCGATACGTCACCCGACCAGAGatc GTGCGAGTTGTTAGTCCTAGAAGACGGATCACCGTTCTGCGAATGGAACTACAACGGACTCGGTTTCCAATATCAACTGTTGGCGGGACCGGCGTTCATCGCCGTCTACTCCATCGTAGGCGTATTTTTCGGCATGGCCGCAGACAAATTCAACag AGTTCGACTACTGTCTCTATGCACATTGGTCAGTGCCGCGGCTATCGGTCTCATTGGAATGGCTACCAGCTACTGGCATCTGATACTTCTCAGAATCATGCTTGCTGTTGG CGAGGCCGGTACCAATCCCTTGTCCACGGGAATACTGTCCGATTTGTTTTCTGAG gaaaaacgaGGTTTAGTCATGGCGATCTTTAATTGGGGAATTTACGCTGGTATTGGTTTGGCTTTTCCAGTCGGCCGGTACGTTACTGAAATGAACGTTGGTGGTTTG GGATGGAGAGTGCCATACTATGTCAGTGGAATGATTGGACTGATCGTAGCAGCTTTAGCTATCACCACAATGACTGAACCTAAGAGAACAGCAATTAGCGAAGAAGCTGATAATGATAACAACGAAGTGTCGAAACCTCGTTCCGTGGTACAGACCACTACTACTCCGACCGAAAGTTCCGAAAAGACCTCCATTTGGAAAGTGCTTTTCCAaccaaaaattttgattttgtgcATTGCTGCTTCTATTAGACACACTG gAGGATTCTGTTTCGCCTACAACGCCGACCTGTTTTATCGCGACATCTTTCCTGGTTACGATTTGGGATGGTCTTTGTTCGTCGTCACATTCTTGGTCGGTAGCGTCGGTGTGGTAATCGGTGGAGTTACTTCTGACAGTATCGTGAAGAAATATGGAATAAGATCTAGAGTAGCTGTGCTAGCCATAAGTCAG TTGATCGCTACACCTTTTGCGTACGGAAGCATTTACTTAGGACCAACCGGAGCCATGGTAACACTTGCCATATCTTACTTATTCG ccGAAATGTGGTTCGGTATCTTGTTTGCCATACTTGTTGAGTCTGTGCCGATGTCAGTCCGGTCGACTACTGTTGGTGCATTCTTGTTTTGGATGAACAACTTCGGTGGTAATGTTCCTATGTTTGTAGAACCCGTCAGAAAAGCATACGACTACAAAACAGCATTGGCTATTTTCTACGCCGGTTTCTACTTATTGA gttcATTGATGTTTGGTATGACTGTGTTATTCATGGGAAAGAAAAAATCGAAGAACACCAATGTTCACACATTGGCTGGTATCGAAAATGGAGGCTTCAAGAACTCTGAATTGGATAATGGTCTTAAAGGTTTTCCAAGCCTAGAAAACCATCTATAA